From Flavobacterium sp. 102, a single genomic window includes:
- a CDS encoding fasciclin domain-containing protein produces the protein MKNLIKKMSIACIALTMLSCSDDDNNSNQPQTIAEIATANPDFSTLVTALNRTGLTSTLDGAGQFTVFAPTNSAFTTFFASLGANVNVNNVDVNVLRSILLNHVIDSEILSSAIPASTYVTTLSPFSSATNSPRISMFVQKSGAFVTLNGGIDSKGAVVTTADVDASNGVIHIVNRVIQIPTLVDHVVDNPEFETLQTVVTSVDQAAVLTALSGLTASAPATLFAPNNAAFTTALGTGGFANGATAAQVTKVLQYHVTTAGNVRSTQLTNNQVVPMFTNPVQNTTVILGTNTVDIRDTANNLSRVFQADIQASNGVIHGVNRVLQPAL, from the coding sequence ATGAAAAATCTAATCAAAAAAATGTCTATTGCATGTATTGCATTAACAATGTTGTCTTGTAGTGATGACGACAACAATTCAAACCAACCTCAAACTATTGCAGAAATTGCAACGGCTAATCCCGATTTCTCAACATTAGTAACGGCACTAAATCGTACTGGATTGACATCAACTCTGGACGGAGCCGGACAGTTTACTGTATTTGCTCCAACAAATAGCGCATTCACTACATTTTTTGCCTCACTTGGTGCAAACGTGAATGTTAATAATGTTGACGTAAATGTATTGAGAAGTATTTTATTAAATCACGTTATCGATTCAGAAATTCTGAGCTCAGCAATTCCAGCTTCAACTTACGTCACTACTCTTTCTCCATTTAGCTCTGCAACAAATTCACCTAGAATTAGCATGTTTGTTCAAAAATCAGGGGCATTTGTGACATTGAATGGTGGTATTGACAGCAAGGGTGCTGTTGTAACTACTGCCGATGTTGATGCCAGTAATGGTGTTATCCATATTGTAAATAGAGTAATTCAAATTCCTACTTTGGTTGACCACGTGGTTGATAACCCTGAATTTGAAACTTTGCAAACAGTGGTAACAAGTGTTGACCAAGCTGCTGTCTTGACCGCTTTATCAGGACTTACTGCGTCAGCTCCTGCTACTCTTTTTGCTCCAAATAATGCTGCATTTACAACAGCATTGGGCACAGGTGGTTTTGCTAATGGTGCAACTGCTGCTCAAGTTACTAAAGTATTACAGTACCACGTCACTACCGCTGGAAATGTGCGTTCAACTCAACTGACAAATAATCAAGTTGTTCCAATGTTTACAAATCCTGTTCAAAACACAACTGTTATTCTAGGAACTAACACAGTAGATATTCGTGATACTGCAAATAATTTATCGAGAGTATTTCAAGCAGATATTCAAGCTTCTAATGGTGTAATTCACGGTGTAAACAGAGTTTTACAACCTGCTCTATAA
- the mnmA gene encoding tRNA 2-thiouridine(34) synthase MnmA, with amino-acid sequence MKRVVVGLSGGVDSSVAAYLLKEQGYEVIGLFMKNWHDDSVTISNECPWLEDSNDALLVAEKLGIPFQTVDLSEQYKEKIVDYMFNEYEQGRTPNPDVLCNREIKFDVFMKIALSLGADYVATGHYCRKGTIEKDGKEIFQLLAGKDGNKDQSYFLCQLSQEQLSKSLFPIGELTKPEVREIALQLDLVTAEKKDSQGLCFIGKVRLPEFLQQQLQPKEGFIYEITAGDEIYNQEIPTFHSLEEQLAFEAKGISYTSDSGKVVGKHQGAHYFTIGQRKGLNVGGTKEALFIISTDVKTNAIYTGQGVNHPGLFKKTLRVQPAEIHWIREDLALKNGETMEVMARIRYRQPLQKATLYQFESGLYVSFDEPQSAITEGQFVAWNIGDELVGSGVIS; translated from the coding sequence ATGAAAAGAGTTGTTGTCGGTCTTTCCGGAGGTGTTGATTCCAGTGTTGCTGCTTATTTGTTAAAAGAACAAGGCTATGAAGTCATTGGGCTTTTTATGAAGAATTGGCATGACGATTCGGTTACCATTTCCAATGAATGTCCATGGCTAGAAGACAGTAACGACGCACTACTCGTAGCTGAAAAATTGGGAATTCCTTTCCAAACAGTTGATTTAAGCGAACAATACAAAGAAAAAATCGTGGACTATATGTTCAACGAATACGAACAAGGACGCACGCCAAATCCGGATGTATTGTGCAATCGCGAAATTAAGTTTGATGTTTTTATGAAAATCGCTTTAAGTTTGGGAGCCGATTATGTCGCAACCGGACATTACTGTCGAAAAGGAACCATCGAAAAAGATGGAAAAGAAATTTTTCAATTGTTAGCCGGAAAGGATGGTAATAAAGACCAATCTTATTTTTTGTGTCAATTATCACAAGAACAATTGTCAAAATCTTTATTTCCCATAGGTGAATTAACCAAACCGGAAGTTCGTGAAATTGCTCTTCAACTGGATTTAGTTACCGCAGAAAAGAAAGATTCTCAAGGTCTTTGCTTTATCGGTAAAGTTCGTTTGCCCGAATTTTTGCAACAACAATTACAACCCAAAGAAGGATTTATTTATGAAATCACCGCTGGTGATGAAATTTATAATCAAGAAATACCAACTTTCCATTCGTTAGAAGAACAATTGGCTTTTGAAGCCAAAGGGATTTCTTATACTTCCGATAGCGGAAAAGTAGTAGGCAAACACCAAGGGGCTCATTATTTTACCATCGGACAAAGAAAAGGACTAAACGTGGGCGGAACCAAAGAAGCGCTTTTTATCATCTCCACTGATGTAAAAACCAATGCTATTTATACCGGTCAAGGTGTAAATCATCCCGGTTTGTTTAAAAAGACATTACGAGTTCAACCTGCCGAAATTCATTGGATTCGAGAAGATTTGGCTTTAAAAAATGGAGAAACCATGGAAGTAATGGCGCGTATTCGTTATCGTCAACCTTTGCAAAAAGCTACTTTGTACCAATTTGAAAGTGGTTTGTATGTTTCTTTTGACGAACCACAATCGGCTATTACTGAAGGACAGTTTGTTGCGTGGAATATTGGCGATGAATTAGTGGGTTCAGGAGTTATTTCATAA
- a CDS encoding toxin-antitoxin system YwqK family antitoxin, whose translation MKYIFLFLLQTVVLFAQDFNRLDENGKKHGVWKGIFEESKRPRYEGTFEHGKEIGLFKFFDDTKAGTVIATRDFNVKDNSCYTIFYNQKGSKVSEGKVVNKKFEGEWKYYHFDSPQIMTLEFYANGKLNGVRKVYYKSGQIAEETTYKNGVKEGLYKSYAENSVIIEESNYKNDQLDGLAVYKDATNKITGQGSFKNGKKVGVWKVLEKGKVKEVNMNYENKNFKRPKMPKQPTE comes from the coding sequence ATGAAGTATATTTTCCTTTTTTTATTACAAACAGTTGTTCTTTTTGCACAAGATTTTAACAGATTAGACGAAAACGGTAAGAAGCATGGCGTGTGGAAAGGCATTTTTGAAGAGTCAAAACGACCACGATATGAAGGTACTTTTGAACATGGTAAAGAAATTGGGTTGTTTAAATTTTTTGATGATACTAAAGCAGGAACTGTTATAGCTACAAGAGATTTCAATGTAAAAGATAATTCTTGTTATACCATTTTTTACAATCAAAAAGGAAGTAAGGTTAGTGAAGGAAAGGTTGTCAATAAAAAGTTTGAAGGTGAGTGGAAATATTACCATTTTGATTCTCCTCAAATAATGACTTTAGAATTTTATGCAAATGGTAAATTGAATGGTGTTAGAAAAGTATACTACAAGAGCGGGCAAATTGCTGAAGAAACTACCTATAAAAATGGTGTCAAAGAAGGATTGTATAAAAGCTATGCCGAAAACAGTGTCATAATTGAAGAAAGCAATTATAAAAATGATCAATTGGATGGTTTGGCCGTTTACAAAGATGCGACTAATAAAATAACCGGTCAAGGCTCTTTCAAAAACGGAAAAAAAGTAGGTGTATGGAAAGTCCTTGAAAAAGGAAAGGTGAAAGAGGTTAACATGAACTACGAAAACAAAAATTTCAAAAGACCCAAAATGCCTAAACAACCGACTGAATAA
- a CDS encoding nitronate monooxygenase family protein: MNKITQLFKIKYPIIQGGMIWNSGYKLASAVSNAGGLGLIGAGSMYPDVLREHIQKCKTVTDKPFGVNVPMLYPNIEEIIQIIIEEGVKIVFTSAGNPKTWTSYLKEKGITVVHVVSSSKFALKAQEAGVDAVVAEGFEAGGHNGREETTTLTLIPMVKEQISIPLIAAGGIATGRGMLAAMVLGADGVQIGSRFAASFESSAHDNFKNTIINTKEGDTQLTLKELAPVRLIKNKFYNDLQELYAKCPSPEELKILLGRARAKRGMFEGDLEEGELEIGQISGLIHEIKSVENIVAEIISEFEFVKQELQRPIF, translated from the coding sequence ATGAATAAAATCACCCAACTTTTTAAGATTAAATACCCAATTATTCAAGGCGGAATGATTTGGAATAGTGGCTATAAATTAGCGAGTGCTGTCAGTAATGCCGGTGGATTAGGATTAATTGGCGCCGGATCGATGTATCCAGACGTTTTGAGAGAACACATTCAAAAATGTAAAACTGTAACGGACAAACCTTTTGGGGTAAATGTGCCGATGTTGTATCCTAATATTGAAGAAATTATTCAAATCATAATCGAAGAAGGTGTTAAAATTGTTTTCACTTCAGCGGGAAATCCAAAAACCTGGACCAGTTACTTAAAGGAGAAAGGAATTACTGTTGTGCATGTAGTGAGCAGTTCTAAATTTGCTCTAAAAGCCCAGGAAGCCGGAGTTGACGCTGTAGTAGCCGAAGGTTTTGAAGCTGGAGGACATAATGGAAGAGAGGAAACGACCACATTAACCTTGATTCCCATGGTGAAAGAACAAATTTCAATTCCGTTGATTGCCGCAGGTGGAATTGCAACCGGTCGCGGCATGTTGGCCGCGATGGTTTTAGGCGCTGATGGTGTTCAAATAGGTTCTCGTTTTGCAGCATCTTTTGAAAGTTCGGCCCATGACAATTTCAAGAATACTATAATCAACACCAAAGAAGGAGATACACAATTAACTTTGAAAGAATTGGCACCGGTTCGTTTGATAAAAAATAAATTCTATAACGATCTCCAAGAATTATATGCAAAATGCCCAAGTCCTGAGGAATTGAAAATACTTTTAGGAAGGGCAAGAGCTAAGCGCGGCATGTTTGAAGGAGATTTGGAGGAAGGCGAATTAGAGATAGGGCAAATTTCCGGATTGATTCATGAAATCAAATCAGTTGAAAATATTGTAGCAGAAATCATTTCTGAATTTGAATTTGTCAAGCAAGAACTACAACGTCCAATATTTTAA
- a CDS encoding S8 family serine peptidase, producing MNKLLLIAFFLFSFLGYAQEDAWVYFNDKPNAQTFLDNPLTMLTQRALDRRTAQGIALNVSDAPIEQSYIDQIIAAEGIEVKAQSKWLNCLHIRGNVTDIEALTSLTFVNHIRYADHSLNAKMPLQTAINSVNKQLDTQETFAYGNSLNQVSMLNAHLLHQQDFTGSGKIIAVMDSGFSAVNTITPFDRMFNNGLYLGGYNYVGGNTNVFSSHNHGTMALSCMSGYVEGQLVGTAPDAQYYLYITEDISSENPVEESYWVQAAEEADRVGADVISTSLGYFGYDNPNYSYTYSDMTGDKAFASQGANIAFSKGMVVVASAGNSGNSANPNIGVPAEATNVLAVGAVQFNEQYAAFSSIGPSFDGRIKPDVMAKGQSTTLANTTGNVVTASGTSFSCPVMAGAIASFWQAIPWASNQQIVDFVKQSADRFLNPTDEYGYGIPDFELALNMALLSVNDNVVGRFLVYPNPANTIISVSFPNGFEVAKMSLYNNLGQMVLEKEISANQQLSLEHLTSGMYYYKIKSNALEQSGKIIKH from the coding sequence ATGAACAAACTATTACTTATTGCATTTTTTCTATTTAGTTTTTTAGGATATGCTCAAGAAGATGCTTGGGTTTATTTTAATGACAAACCCAATGCGCAAACTTTTTTAGACAATCCATTGACCATGTTAACCCAAAGAGCATTGGATAGAAGGACAGCACAAGGCATTGCGTTGAATGTCAGCGATGCACCCATTGAACAATCTTATATTGATCAAATTATAGCAGCCGAAGGTATTGAAGTTAAAGCCCAATCCAAATGGCTGAATTGTCTTCACATCCGAGGAAACGTTACCGATATTGAAGCTTTGACGAGTTTGACTTTTGTAAATCACATTCGCTATGCAGATCATTCTTTGAATGCTAAAATGCCACTACAGACTGCGATTAATTCGGTGAATAAACAATTGGATACCCAGGAAACTTTTGCTTATGGCAATTCATTGAATCAAGTTTCGATGCTTAATGCACATTTGTTACACCAACAAGATTTTACCGGTTCAGGCAAAATTATTGCAGTTATGGATTCAGGTTTTTCTGCAGTAAATACAATTACTCCGTTTGACAGAATGTTCAACAATGGTTTGTATTTGGGCGGATATAATTATGTTGGTGGCAATACCAATGTTTTTTCGTCTCACAACCACGGAACTATGGCATTGTCTTGCATGTCGGGCTATGTAGAAGGACAATTGGTTGGAACTGCACCTGATGCACAATACTATTTATACATTACAGAAGATATTTCAAGTGAAAACCCTGTAGAAGAAAGTTACTGGGTTCAAGCTGCCGAAGAAGCCGATAGGGTTGGTGCCGATGTGATTTCGACTTCATTGGGTTATTTTGGCTATGATAATCCAAATTACAGTTATACTTATTCTGATATGACAGGCGATAAAGCTTTTGCTTCTCAAGGGGCTAATATAGCTTTTAGTAAAGGTATGGTAGTAGTTGCCAGTGCAGGAAATTCCGGAAATTCAGCTAATCCAAATATTGGAGTTCCGGCCGAAGCGACTAATGTTTTGGCGGTTGGCGCCGTTCAGTTTAATGAACAGTATGCTGCTTTTAGTTCTATCGGACCAAGTTTTGACGGAAGAATAAAGCCTGATGTGATGGCCAAAGGGCAAAGTACTACTTTAGCAAATACAACCGGAAATGTTGTTACGGCAAGCGGAACTTCCTTTTCTTGTCCGGTGATGGCTGGTGCGATAGCGAGTTTTTGGCAAGCGATTCCTTGGGCATCAAACCAACAAATTGTTGATTTTGTAAAACAATCCGCAGATAGATTTCTGAATCCTACGGACGAATATGGTTATGGAATTCCTGATTTTGAATTGGCATTAAATATGGCTTTGCTTTCAGTGAACGATAATGTTGTAGGTAGATTTTTAGTTTATCCAAATCCAGCCAATACTATAATTTCAGTTTCTTTCCCTAATGGTTTTGAAGTAGCTAAAATGTCTCTTTATAATAATTTGGGACAAATGGTTTTAGAGAAAGAAATCAGTGCTAACCAACAACTTTCTCTCGAGCATTTAACTTCCGGAATGTATTATTATAAAATCAAGAGTAACGCATTGGAACAATCCGGAAAAATTATCAAGCATTAA